In Brassica rapa cultivar Chiifu-401-42 chromosome A06, CAAS_Brap_v3.01, whole genome shotgun sequence, a single window of DNA contains:
- the LOC103874214 gene encoding LRR receptor-like serine/threonine-protein kinase FLS2 gives MQNLRWVLNLLFVSSLLHNLVHSSSQVICSSQDRAALLAFKSSIVEDTTGVLSSWVGQDCCNGDWEGVLCNPATGKVTSLVLQSSLTEPTLYMKGTLSPSLGSLGSLQVLVISGNKFITGSIPNSFSNLTSLTQLALEDNSLRGSVPTGLGHLPMLESLSLAGNRFSGVVPASLGSLRSLTTMSLARNSLSGPVPVAFKNLLKLQILDLSFNLLSGPIPDFIGQFRDLTTLHLSSNRLSGGIPVSVYNLGKLQDMSLERNDLTGPLSDRISNLKSLSILDLSSNKFVGHIPASITRLQNLWSLNLSRNHFSDPLPVVVGRGFPSLLSIDLSYNNLNLGEVPSWIRDKPLTEINLAGCKLRGDFPKLTRPHDVTSLDLSDNFLTGDVSALLTNMSSLQKLKLSKNQLKFDLSELKLPEGVSSVDLSSNLVTGSLSSLLNNKTSRFLEEVHLTNNQISGRIPDFAESSNLKVLNIGSNKIGGQIPSSISNLVELVRLDISRNHITGVIPQALGQLAQLNWLDLSINALTGRIPDSLLNIKAVKHASFRANKLCGLIPQGRPFNIFPAAAYLHNLCLCGKPLPPCRKTEK, from the coding sequence ATGCAAAACCTGAGATGGGTTTTGAATCTCTTGTTTGTTTCATCTCTTCTTCATAATCTTGTTCACTCCTCATCACAAGTAATCTGCTCAAGCCAAGACAGAGCAGCACTTCTCGCTTTCAAATCAAGCATCGTCGAGGACACAACTGGAGTTCTGTCTTCATGGGTCGGCCAAGATTGTTGCAATGGAGACTGGGAAGGCGTTCTATGCAACCCAGCCACAGGGAAAGTCACAAGCTTGGTGCTGCAAAGCTCCTTGACCGAACCTACTCTTTACATGAAAGGCACATTATCACCTTCACTGGGGAGTCTCGGATCTCTCCAGGTTTTGGTCATTAGTGGTAACAAATTCATCACTGGTTCGATTCCCAACAGCTTCTCAAACTTAACTAGTCTTACCCAGCTCGCGCTAGAAGATAATTCTCTCCGTGGCAGTGTTCCTACTGGCTTAGGCCACCTTCCAATGCTGGAATCTCTTTCATTGGCTGGAAACCGCTTCTCAGGTGTTGTCCCGGCTAGTTTGGGGAGCTTAAGAAGCCTTACCACGATGAGTTTGGCTCGAAACTCTCTGTCAGGTCCAGTCCCTGTGGCGTTCAAGAACCTCCTCAAGCTTCAGATTCTTGATCTCAGCTTCAATTTGTTGTCTGGACCAATCCCGGATTTCATAGGCCAGTTTCGGGATCTAACCACTCTTCATCTCTCTAGCAACAGACTATCCGGGGGAATACCAGTTTCTGTTTATAACTTGGGGAAGCTTCAAGACATGTCGTTGGAGCGAAATGATCTGACCGGGCCACTCTCTGACCGAATCAGCAATTTGAAGTCGCTTTCTATCCTTGACTTGAGCAGCAACAAGTTCGTTGGTCACATACCAGCATCCATTACAAGGCTGCAGAATCTCTGGTCTCTCAATCTCTCCAGAAACCATTTCTCTGATCCTCTGCCTGTTGTTGTAGGCAGAGGATTTCCTTCTTTACTGTCGATAGATCTTTCCTACAACAACCTTAATCTTGGAGAAGTTCCAAGCTGGATCAGAGACAAGCCACTCACAGAGATCAACTTAGCTGGTTGCAAACTGAGAGGGGATTTTCCGAAGCTAACAAGACCGCACGACGTGACCTCGCTAGACTTGTCTGATAACTTTCTCACAGGTGATGTTTCAGCTCTTCTCACCAACATGAGCAGTCTTCagaaactaaagctctcaaagAACCAGCTCAAGTTCGATCTCTCCGAGCTCAAGTTGCCGGAAGGGGTGTCTTCCGTTGATCTAAGTTCAAATCTCGTGACAGGGTCGCTTTCAAGCCTGTTAAACAACAAGACAAGCCGGTTCTTGGAAGAGGTACATCTCACCAACAACCAAATCTCAGGGAGGATCCCTGACTTCGCAGAGAGCTCGAACCTCAAAGTACTCAACATAGGGAGCAACAAAATCGGTGGACAAATCCCGAGTTCAATATCAAACCTTGTTGAACTTGTGAGACTAGACATCTCAAGGAATCACATCACAGGAGTCATACCTCAAGCTTTAGGACAGCTCGCCCAGCTGAACTGGCTTGACCTCTCGATCAATGCACTTACAGGAAGAATCCCAGACAGCTTGTTGAACATCAAGGCAGTGAAACATGCGAGTTTCAGGGCCAACAAACTGTGCGGACTGATTCCACAAGGAAGACCATTCAACATCTTTCCTGCAGCTGCTTATCTGCATAACCTTTGCTTGTGTGGCAAGCCGTTACCACCTTGCAGGAAGACTGAGAAGTGA
- the LOC103874215 gene encoding high mobility group B protein 7 yields the protein MTNTLLRPKFVSAFAICEGCNEKVTVKYRRMHKCSLDAAKIGTEAKKKPPTAFYFFMNDFRETYEEKNQYVNLKDVPKLGGEMWKSFTEDEKNVYRDKAAQLMEEYNKSLESNDADDVEEDEEKEVDNKTDAPNGCQNGRGRGRGRLVRGGRGRRSAFG from the exons ATGACCAACACCTTACTCCGCCCCAAATTCGTCAGCGCTTTCGCTATATG TGAAGGATGCAACGAGAAAGTAACTGTTAAGTATAGACGTATGCACAAGTGCAGCCTCGACGCCGCCAAAATCG GAACTGAGGCTAAGAAGAAACCTCCTACTGCCTTTTATTTTTTCAT GAATGATTTCCGCGAAACTTACGAAGAAAAGAATCAATATGTTAACCTTAAGGAT GTTCCAAAGCTTGGTGGTGAAATGTGGAAGTCTTTCACTGAGGAC GAGAAGAATGTTTATAGAGATAAAGCTGCTCAACTTATGGAAGAATATAACAAGTCGCTTGAGAGCAACGATGCTGATGATGTA GAGGAGGATGAGGAGAAGGAAGTTGATAACAAAACCGATGCGCCAAATGGTTGTCAAAACGGTAGAGGTAGAGGTAGAGGAAGACTTGTTCGGGGAGGTCGTGGTCGGCGAAGTGCGTTTGGCTAG
- the LOC103874213 gene encoding mitochondrial intermembrane space import and assembly protein 40 homolog, with amino-acid sequence MGQAQSNDNSASSTTPTSNTPPPSTNSPRDSNGDDTSMGSLLAEAAAFGEGDNENESLEAKAQKALDCPCIADLRNGSCGSQFTEAFRCFLISTAEEKGSDCVHPFVALQKCVKANPNAFSKEVLEDEKETEEQQPVVQQDHRIIPPLWAKDPPRSAKSKL; translated from the exons ATGGGTCAAGCTCAGAGTAACGACAACTCTGCCTCATCAACAACGCCGACGAGTAATACTCCTCCTCCTTCCACGAATTCGCCGCGGGATTCTAATGGCGATGATACTTCGATGGGGTCTCTCCTTGCAG AAGCTGCAGCATTTGGCGAAGGTGACAATGAGAATGAG TCGCTTGAAGCCAAGGCACAGAAGGCTCTCGATTGTCCTTGCATAGCTGATCTCCGTAATGGATCTTGCGGGTCTCAGTTCACTGAAGCGTTCCGTTGCTTTCTCATCAGCACTGCTGAAGAAAAG GGATCAGACTGTGTGCATCCTTTCGTGGCATTGCAAAAATGTGTCAAAGCCAATCCAAACGCATTCTCTAAAGAGGTTCTAGAGGACGAGAAAGAAACCGAAGAGCAGCAGCCTGTTGTGCAGCAAGACCATAGAATCATCCCTCCTCTTTGGGCAAAGGACCCTCCTCGCAGTGCCAAATCCAAGCTTTAG